From a single Vibrio chagasii genomic region:
- a CDS encoding DUF1028 domain-containing protein, which produces MTISLIHVNPNTGLSASISATGGVSVGGYVNHSWRGVGACATQGLFTNPWYADKARELFILGKTADQVVESLKAGDAEYSKRQCMVMDKNGDSAFIHGDDNIPYVGSIAYPTIAVAGNMLESDKVLHAFSDSFIAQTTQNPSSILEDGAPVYRDNYEAELPEILITALEAALQAGGDRRGTFSASLRVESLTKAPIDIRVDWADGCLIGELRKVLGRVREAGFQDFLNNLPNQ; this is translated from the coding sequence ATGACAATTTCACTTATTCACGTTAACCCAAATACCGGTTTGTCGGCTTCTATCTCTGCGACAGGAGGTGTGTCAGTTGGAGGCTATGTAAACCATAGCTGGCGAGGTGTTGGGGCGTGTGCAACTCAAGGGTTATTTACTAACCCTTGGTATGCAGACAAAGCGCGTGAGTTATTTATTCTTGGTAAGACGGCTGATCAGGTTGTCGAGTCTTTAAAAGCAGGCGATGCCGAATATTCAAAACGCCAGTGTATGGTGATGGATAAAAATGGCGACAGCGCTTTCATTCATGGTGATGACAACATCCCTTATGTTGGCTCGATTGCTTATCCTACGATTGCCGTTGCTGGCAATATGCTAGAGAGTGACAAGGTTTTACATGCCTTTTCAGACAGCTTTATCGCTCAAACGACGCAGAATCCAAGCTCAATCTTAGAAGATGGTGCGCCTGTTTATAGAGATAACTATGAAGCAGAGCTACCAGAAATATTGATAACAGCATTGGAAGCCGCATTGCAAGCGGGTGGAGACAGGCGAGGAACCTTTTCTGCATCACTCCGAGTAGAAAGCCTGACTAAAGCGCCGATTGATATTCGTGTTGATTGGGCTGATGGGTGCTTAATTGGTGAATTGCGAAAAGTGCTGGGGCGTGTCCGCGAGGCAGGCTTTCAAGATTTTCTAAACAATCTACCAAACCAGTAA
- a CDS encoding NUDIX domain-containing protein — translation MEFTLDKFNGIIIDPLTAPNDTDSFHAELSEITEFSKQNNKGIIWISLPISLSHLIPVATELGFVFHNCLEDEITLIHKSEIVEFVPFIPTHTLGAGALITNEHNQVLMIKEHGMKGYKLPGGHIELGEGIEESVVRETLEETGIEATFVSVVGMATRHPYQFGKSNLYFVCHLIAQTQEIAIQDTDEIAEAKWVDVEEFINNTENYPFNRQMVASLVGKQGLQLTQLEGNSGPTHKPEIFFSKH, via the coding sequence GTGGAATTTACGCTCGACAAATTTAACGGCATCATCATCGACCCGCTGACTGCACCTAACGATACCGACTCATTCCACGCTGAGCTCAGCGAAATCACCGAGTTCTCAAAGCAAAATAACAAAGGCATTATCTGGATCAGTTTACCTATTTCACTGTCGCATCTTATCCCAGTAGCGACTGAACTCGGTTTTGTGTTCCATAACTGTCTAGAAGACGAGATTACGCTGATCCACAAATCCGAAATCGTCGAGTTTGTACCTTTCATCCCAACCCATACTTTGGGTGCTGGTGCGTTGATCACCAATGAGCATAACCAAGTGCTGATGATCAAAGAGCACGGTATGAAGGGCTACAAACTACCAGGTGGCCACATTGAACTTGGCGAAGGTATTGAAGAGTCTGTGGTTAGAGAAACCTTGGAAGAGACTGGCATAGAAGCCACCTTCGTTTCAGTGGTTGGCATGGCCACGCGCCATCCATATCAATTTGGCAAATCAAACCTCTACTTTGTTTGCCACCTTATCGCTCAAACTCAAGAGATTGCGATTCAAGACACGGATGAAATTGCAGAAGCCAAATGGGTGGATGTGGAAGAGTTCATCAACAACACTGAGAACTACCCGTTCAACCGTCAGATGGTCGCTTCTTTGGTCGGCAAACAAGGTTTGCAGCTGACTCAACTCGAAGGCAATTCAGGTCCAACTCATAAGCCAGAAATTTTCTTTTCGAAGCACTAA
- a CDS encoding multidrug efflux SMR transporter codes for MSWFFLMMGVMAEALSHVALKATDGFSLSKPVPALLVISGHLAAFLFLSQAMKEMPVGVVHSLWAGLAILTVSLISSFVYSQHLDTKVWIGMGLVAAGVMLINLSQGHAH; via the coding sequence ATGAGCTGGTTTTTCTTGATGATGGGCGTAATGGCTGAAGCACTTTCTCACGTTGCACTTAAAGCCACCGATGGATTTAGTTTGTCTAAACCAGTCCCAGCTTTACTGGTTATCTCAGGGCACTTGGCGGCATTTTTATTCTTAAGCCAAGCTATGAAAGAGATGCCGGTTGGTGTGGTGCACTCTTTATGGGCTGGATTAGCAATTTTAACGGTGAGCTTAATCTCGAGCTTCGTATACAGCCAACACCTAGACACAAAAGTTTGGATTGGCATGGGGCTTGTTGCCGCAGGCGTCATGTTGATCAACCTATCACAAGGCCACGCGCACTAA
- the fghA gene encoding S-formylglutathione hydrolase, which yields MTIENISQAKVAGGWHKQYTHFSATLDCDMRFAIFLPPNASKENPVPVLYWLSGLTCTDENFMQKAGAFKAAAEQGIAIVAPDTSPRGENVADNESYDLGQGAGFYVNATQAPWDSHYHMYDYVVTELPALIESFFPVTSVKSISGHSMGGHGALTIGIKNEDSYRSISAFSPISNPMQCPWGQKAFNQYLGLDIEEWKQYDASELLKTKGTKLPMLVDQGEADNFLIEQLKPEQLVEAAKVNNADLELRMQPGYDHSYYFISSFIDEHIEFHAAYLNK from the coding sequence ATGACAATCGAAAACATTAGCCAAGCAAAGGTTGCTGGTGGTTGGCACAAACAATACACCCACTTTTCTGCAACGCTTGACTGCGATATGCGTTTCGCGATTTTCTTGCCACCAAATGCAAGCAAAGAAAACCCAGTTCCTGTTTTATATTGGTTATCAGGCCTAACCTGTACCGATGAAAACTTTATGCAAAAAGCCGGCGCATTTAAAGCTGCAGCTGAGCAAGGCATCGCTATTGTTGCACCAGATACAAGCCCACGTGGTGAGAACGTTGCTGACAATGAAAGCTACGACTTAGGCCAAGGTGCAGGCTTCTACGTGAACGCTACTCAAGCACCGTGGGACAGCCATTACCACATGTACGATTACGTGGTAACAGAGCTTCCAGCACTGATTGAGTCTTTCTTCCCTGTGACATCAGTGAAATCAATTTCTGGTCATAGCATGGGTGGACACGGTGCCCTTACGATTGGCATCAAGAACGAAGATAGCTACCGTTCTATCTCGGCATTCAGCCCGATCAGTAACCCAATGCAATGTCCTTGGGGCCAAAAAGCATTTAACCAATATCTAGGCTTAGATATTGAAGAGTGGAAACAGTACGACGCCTCTGAGCTTCTAAAAACGAAAGGCACTAAGCTGCCAATGTTGGTTGACCAAGGCGAAGCAGACAATTTCCTAATTGAACAACTGAAACCTGAACAGTTAGTTGAAGCCGCGAAAGTAAACAATGCCGATTTAGAGCTACGTATGCAGCCTGGTTACGACCACAGCTACTACTTCATCTCTAGCTTTATTGATGAGCACATTGAGTTCCACGCTGCTTACCTAAACAAGTAG
- a CDS encoding S-(hydroxymethyl)glutathione dehydrogenase/class III alcohol dehydrogenase: MTIEIKPGQTHIQSKAMVAWKAGEPLKRETVDVELPKAGEVLVRIVATGVCHTDAFTLSGDDPEGIFPSILGHEGGGIVEMVGEGVTSVEVGDHVIPLYTAECGECKFCKSGKTNLCQAVRETQGKGLMPDGTSRFSINGEPIFHYMGCSTFSEYTVLPEISLAKVAKEAPLEEVCLLGCGVTTGMGAVLNTAKVEKGDTVAVFGLGGIGLSAIIGARMAGASKIIGVDINESKFELAKQLGATDCINPMKFDKPIQDVIVEMTDGGVDYSFECIGNVNVMRQALECCHKGWGESVIIGVAGAGQEISTRPFQLVTGRVWRGSAFGGVKGRSELPEIVNRYMAGEFGLQEFITHTMSLDEVNDAFDLMHKGESIRTVLHMDR, encoded by the coding sequence GCCGCTAAAGCGTGAAACGGTTGACGTTGAACTGCCAAAGGCTGGCGAAGTACTTGTTCGTATCGTTGCTACTGGTGTTTGTCACACTGACGCATTCACTCTTTCAGGTGACGATCCAGAAGGTATCTTCCCTTCTATTCTTGGTCACGAAGGTGGCGGTATCGTTGAAATGGTTGGCGAAGGCGTAACAAGCGTAGAAGTTGGCGACCACGTTATCCCACTTTACACAGCTGAGTGTGGCGAATGTAAATTCTGTAAGTCTGGCAAAACTAACCTTTGCCAAGCAGTTCGCGAAACTCAAGGTAAAGGCCTAATGCCAGATGGCACAAGCCGTTTCTCTATCAACGGTGAGCCAATCTTCCACTACATGGGTTGTTCTACTTTCTCTGAGTACACTGTACTTCCAGAAATCTCACTAGCGAAAGTAGCTAAAGAAGCACCTCTTGAGGAAGTTTGTCTTCTAGGCTGTGGCGTAACCACTGGTATGGGTGCGGTACTGAACACAGCTAAAGTTGAAAAAGGCGACACAGTTGCTGTATTCGGCCTAGGCGGTATCGGTCTTTCTGCAATCATCGGTGCTCGTATGGCTGGTGCAAGCAAAATCATCGGTGTTGATATCAATGAGAGCAAATTCGAGCTAGCAAAACAACTTGGCGCGACTGACTGCATCAACCCAATGAAATTCGACAAGCCAATCCAAGACGTTATCGTTGAGATGACAGACGGCGGTGTTGATTACTCGTTCGAGTGTATCGGTAACGTAAACGTGATGCGTCAAGCTCTTGAATGTTGTCACAAAGGTTGGGGCGAATCTGTAATCATCGGTGTTGCAGGCGCAGGTCAAGAGATCTCGACTCGTCCATTCCAACTAGTAACAGGTCGTGTATGGCGTGGTTCTGCTTTCGGTGGTGTTAAAGGCCGCTCTGAGCTTCCAGAAATCGTAAACCGTTACATGGCGGGTGAGTTTGGTCTTCAAGAGTTCATTACTCACACAATGAGCCTTGACGAAGTAAACGACGCATTCGACCTAATGCACAAAGGTGAATCTATCCGTACTGTTTTACACATGGACAGATAA